Proteins encoded within one genomic window of Balaenoptera musculus isolate JJ_BM4_2016_0621 chromosome 12, mBalMus1.pri.v3, whole genome shotgun sequence:
- the CITED2 gene encoding cbp/p300-interacting transactivator 2, translating to MADHMMAMNHGRFPDGTNGLHHHPAHRMGVGQFPSPHHHQQQPQHAFNALMGEHIHYGASNMNATSGIRHAMGPGTVNGGHPPSALAPGARFNSSQFMGPPVASQGGSLPASMQLQKLNNQYFNHHPYPHNHYMPDLHPAAGHQMNGTNQHFRDCNPKHSGGSSTPGGSGGSSTPGGSAGTSGGGAGSSNSGGGSGGSGSSNMPASVAHVPAAMLPPNVIDTDFIDEEVLMSLVIEMGLDRIKELPELWLGQNEFDFMTDFVCKQQPSRVSC from the coding sequence ATGGCAGACCATATGATGGCCATGAACCACGGGCGCTTCCCCGACGGCACTAACGGGCTGCACCACCACCCTGCCCACCGCATGGGTGTGGGGCAGTTCCCGAGCCCCCATCATCACCAGCAGCAGCCCCAACACGCCTTCAACGCGCTGATGGGCGAGCACATACACTACGGCGCGAGCAACATGAACGCCACGAGCGGCATCAGGCACGCGATGGGGCCGGGGACTGTGAACGGAGGGCACCCCCCGAGCGCGCTGGCTCCCGGGGCCAGGTTTAACAGCTCCCAGTTCATGGGCCCCCCCGTGGCCAGCCAGGGAGGCTCTCTGCCGGCCAGCATGCAGCTGCAGAAGCTCAACAACCAGTATTTCAACCACCACCCCTATCCCCACAACCACTACATGCCGGATTTGCACCCTGCTGCAGGCCACCAGATGAACGGGACAAACCAGCACTTCCGAGATTGCAACCCCAAGCACAGCGGCGGCAGCAGCACCCCCGGCGGCTCGGGCGGCAGCAGCACCCCCGGCGGCTCGGCGGGCACCTCGGGCGGCGGCGCGGGCAGCAGCAacagcggcggcggcagcggcggcagcggcagcagcaacATGCCCGCCTCCGTGGCCCACGTCCCTGCTGCAATGCTGCCGCCCAATGTCATAGACACTGATTTCATCGACGAGGAAGTGCTTATGTCCTTAGTGATAGAAATGGGTTTGGACCGCATCAAGGAGCTGCCCGAACTCTGGCTGGGGCAAAACGAGTTTGATTTTATGACGGACTTCGTGTGCAAACAACAGCCCAGCAGAGTAAGCTGTTGA